A window of the Megalopta genalis isolate 19385.01 chromosome 2, iyMegGena1_principal, whole genome shotgun sequence genome harbors these coding sequences:
- the Utx gene encoding utx histone demethylase isoform X2: MLKVHADFDAALKHLTLALIDATTPASFSKLEIKFHIAHLYEVQGKYRLAKEHYEALLKEKTLPSHLKADICRQLGWMYHVVDCTVLGITRQQKQAIAIHCLQKSIEAEPKSGQSLYLLGRCLAASGKVHDAFIAYRNSVEKSEGNADTWCSIGVLYQQQNQPMDALQAYICAVQLDKSHSAAWTNLGILYESVSQPKDALACYVNASRGNNNTPNCTGSLAGLGGAKSGGNTPMNPSLQQRINFLQSHLSQAPMPSVAAKRRQLPSIEEAWNLPISAEMSSRQQQQQQPSSGPGYKYGNTPSGPPPPYPQGQGQNLNTKRFKPGEEPTVSPGAQQRPPPFYLSSQQLQMLQFLQQNQGSLTPQQQGLLAQLQHQYRSMQQHQQQLRLQQQQVAQRGLRPGQPTGYNHSQLGQPGVIKNYGIPQQPLQQGGTVALQTGFSDSNVGYNTAATGNSQTPGMPYKSASDSNFPQRQMASGQYNQYPPNQYAAQGYTQISSTTSNYPEGSAGNKDLGVTDQELQALLSQKDIATSLAEDLLKHFGSEDLDVKEEAPSIMNNGTLSSGPFSPSNLEENAHTEKIKEVKLEKVEDTRPLSTSKLETYEKSNSKAPTSVETVKCEATSSTNKIESVTRVEPVLKLESLCESQPEQKLSIEMDAKNIIEACKGQGLKGVPNCSILSDRSPPPAPPDPPSQRLNKEQLLPQTPSVYLENKKDAFGPQLQEFCLKHPIAVIRGLAAALKLDLGLFSTKTLVEANPDHGIEVRTQMQQTSDENWDPVMGRKVWGCISHRSHTTIAKYAQYQASSFQESLKEEREKAQGIHTSNLSDSDSKDSTGAVRRKKNAFGLAGRPGAKMLRFGTNVDLSDERKWKPQLQELMKLPAFARVVSAGNMLSHVGHVILGMNTVQLYMKVPGSRTPGHQENNNFCSININIGPGECEWFAVPDAYWGVICALCERNNINYLHGSWWPSLEDLYEENIPVYRFLQRPGDLVWVNAGCVHWVQAVGWCNNIAWNVGPLTARQYQLAIERYEWNKLQSFKSIVPMVHLSWNLARNIKVSDPRLFELIKNCLLRTMRQCCLILEFVKSKGVEVRFHGRGKNEASHYCGQCEIEVFNILFIREQEKRHVVHCMDCARKQSPSLEGFVCLEEYRMRDLMDVYDGFTLHMSLTTPSSAQSSQSS; the protein is encoded by the exons GATGGATGTACCACGTGGTTGACTGCACCGTGCTGGGCATAACGAGACAACAAAAGCAGGCTATTGCCATTCACTGCCTTCAAAAGTCTATCGAGGCGGAACCGAAAAGCGGCCAAAGCCTTTACCTGTTGGGACGTTGCCTTGCCGCTTCCGGGAAGGTTCATGATGCATTTATCGCTTACAG AAACTCCGTGGAAAAGTCCGAAGGGAACGCTGACACGTGGTGCAGCATAGGCGTTCTGTACCAACAGCAGAACCAGCCTATGGACGCTCTGCAAGCCTATATATGCGCGGTACAGTTAGATAAATCTCACTCGGCTGCGTGGACTAATCTGGGCATTTTGTACGAAAGCGTTAGCCAGCCTAAAGACGCACTAGCTTGTTACGTCAACGCATCCAG GGGCAACAACAACACACCAAATTGCACGGGTTCACTGGCGGGCCTGGGCGGCGCCAAGTCCGGTGGTAACACCCCGATGAACCCATCCCTTCAACAGAGGATAAACTTCCTGCAGAGTCACTTGAGCCAAGCACCGATGCCTTCCGTCGCCGCCAA GAGGCGGCAATTGCCGTCTATAGAGGAGGCTTGGAACTTACCCATCAGCGCTGAGATGTCTAGCagacagcagcagcaacaacaaccatCAAGTGGCCCAGGTTATAAATATGGTAATACACCTTCTGGTCCACCACCGCCTTATCCGCAAGGACAAGGACAGAATCTTAACACGAAGAGATTCAAA CCAGGAGAGGAGCCGACGGTGTCGCCAGGTGCGCAGCAAAGGCCACCACCGTTTTACCTTTCGTCGCAACAGCTGCAGATGCTACAGTTCCTGCAACAAAATCAGGGTAGTTTAACGCCACAGCAACAGGGTCTGCTTGCCCAATTACAACATCAGTACAGGTCTATGCAACAGCACCAACAGCAGCTCAGGCTGCAGCAACAACAAGTTGCGCAAAGAGGTTTAAGGCCTGGACAACCCACTGGATATAATCATTCACAGTTAGGACAACCCGGTGTTATTAAGAATTACGGAATACCTCAACAACCG TTGCAACAAGGTGGAACCGTTGCATTACAGACAGGATTTTCGGACTCCAACGTGGGTTACAACACGGCGGCAACCGGAAACAGCCAGACGCCAGGAATGCCTTACAAATCTGCCTCCGACTCGAACTTCCCCCAGAGACAAATGGCGTCCGGTCAGTACAATCAATACCCGCCTAATCAGTACGCAGCCCAAGGCTACACGCAGATATCATCGACAACGAGCAATTATCCGGAGGGTTCTGCGGGGAACAAGGACTTGGGTGTTACGGATCAGGAACTGCAGGCTCTGCTGTCTCAAAAGGACATCGCGACATCGTTGGCGGAAGACTTGTTGAAACACTTCGGCTCCGAGGACTTGGACGTGAAGGAAGAAGCGCCGAGTATTATGAACAACGGCACTCTAAGCTCGGGTCCGTTCTCGCCGTCGAATTTGGAAGAGAACGCTCACACAGAGAAGATCAAGGAAGTGAAACTGGAGAAGGTGGAGGACACGCGACCGTTATCCACGTCGAAGCTGGAGACGTACGAGAAGAGCAACTCGAAGGCGCCAACCTCGGTGGAGACGGTGAAATGCGAAGCAACCTCCAgtacaaataaaatagaatcggTCACTCGAGTGGAGCCGGTGCTCAAGTTGGAGAGCCTGTGCGAGTCTCAGCCTGAACAGAAGCTTAGCATAGAGATGGACGCGAAGAACATTATCGAGGCGTGCAAGGGACAGGGACTGAAAGGTGTTCCGAACTGCTCCATCCTCAGCGATCGCTCGCCTCCGCCAGCACCGCCGGATCCACCGAGCCAGAGGCTAAACAAGGAACAACTTCTACCACAAACACCTAGCGTTTACTTAGAGAATAAAAAGGACGCGTTCGGTCCTCAGCTACAAGAGTTCTGCCTGAAGCACCCGATAGCCGTGATCCGCGGCCTGGCGGCTGCCCTGAAGCTTGACTTGGGTCTGTTCTCGACGAAAACCTTGGTGGAAGCGAATCCTGATCACGGCATCGAAGTCAGAACTCAAATGCAACAAACCAGCGACGAGAACTGGGATCCGGTGATGGGCAGGAAAGTCTGGGGCTGCATCAGCCATAGGAGTCATACGACCATCGCGAAATACGCACAGTACCAAGCTTCGAGCTTTCAAGAAAGCttgaaggaagagagagagaaagctcaAGGTATTCACACCTCGAATCTGTCCGACTCGGACTCCAAGGACAGCACCGGTGCCGTCAGGAGGAAGAAGAACGCCTTCGGATTGGCTGGTCGGCCTGGAGCGAAGATGTTGCGATTTGGGACCAATGTAGATTTATCGGATGAAAGGAAGTGGAAGCCTCAGCTACAGGAGTTGATGAAACTGCCAGCGTTCGCCAGGGTCGTGTCGGCTGGAAATATGCTGAGTCACGTTGGCCATGTCATTTTGGGAATGAATACCGTTCAGTTGTACATGAag GTGCCTGGTAGTAGAACACCTGGCCATCAGGAGAACAACAACTTTTGCTCGATCAACATCAACATCGGGCCAGGAGAGTGCGAATGGTTCGCAGTACCTGACGCATATTGGGGCGTGATTTGTGCTCTTTGCGAGAGGAATAACATTAACTACCTTCACGGTAGCTGGTGGCCTTCTTTAGAAGACCTGTACGAGGAGAACATTCCTGTATACAGGTTTCTACAAAGGCCAGGTGATCTCGTCTGGGTTAACGCAG GTTGCGTGCATTGGGTTCAAGCCGTCGGTTGGTGCAACAACATCGCCTGGAACGTAGGTCCTCTGACAGCTCGCCAATATCAGTTGGCAATTGAACGTTACGAATGGAACAAATTGCAATCGTTCAAATCTATCGTACCGATGGTGCACTTATCCTGGAACTTAGCACGGAACATCAAAGTGTCGGATCCCagattattcgaattaattaagAATTGCCTCTTAAGGACAATGAGACAGTGCTGCTTAATATTAGAATTTGTGAAAAGTAAAGGTGTCGAAGTTCGGTTTCATGGGCGGGGAAAGAACGAAGCATCGCATTATTGTGGGCAATGCGAG ATCGAAGTGTTCAACATCTTGTTTataagagagcaagagaaacgACACGTGGTACATTGCATGGACTGTGCGCGCAAGCAGTCTCCATCTCTGGAAGGGTTCGTTTGTCTAGAAGAATACAGAATGCGGGATCTGATGGACGTCTACGACGGATTCACCCTGCACATGTCTCTGACCACTCCCTCGTCTGCTCAGTCTAGCCAGTCCTCTTGA
- the Utx gene encoding utx histone demethylase isoform X3, with the protein MYHVVDCTVLGITRQQKQAIAIHCLQKSIEAEPKSGQSLYLLGRCLAASGKVHDAFIAYRNSVEKSEGNADTWCSIGVLYQQQNQPMDALQAYICAVQLDKSHSAAWTNLGILYESVSQPKDALACYVNASRGNNNTPNCTGSLAGLGGAKSGGNTPMNPSLQQRINFLQSHLSQAPMPSVAAKRRQLPSIEEAWNLPISAEMSSRQQQQQQPSSGPGYKYGNTPSGPPPPYPQGQGQNLNTKRFKPGEEPTVSPGAQQRPPPFYLSSQQLQMLQFLQQNQGSLTPQQQGLLAQLQHQYRSMQQHQQQLRLQQQQVAQRGLRPGQPTGYNHSQLGQPGVIKNYGIPQQPLQQGGTVALQTGFSDSNVGYNTAATGNSQTPGMPYKSASDSNFPQRQMASGQYNQYPPNQYAAQGYTQISSTTSNYPEGSAGNKDLGVTDQELQALLSQKDIATSLAEDLLKHFGSEDLDVKEEAPSIMNNGTLSSGPFSPSNLEENAHTEKIKEVKLEKVEDTRPLSTSKLETYEKSNSKAPTSVETVKCEATSSTNKIESVTRVEPVLKLESLCESQPEQKLSIEMDAKNIIEACKGQGLKGVPNCSILSDRSPPPAPPDPPSQRLNKEQLLPQTPSVYLENKKDAFGPQLQEFCLKHPIAVIRGLAAALKLDLGLFSTKTLVEANPDHGIEVRTQMQQTSDENWDPVMGRKVWGCISHRSHTTIAKYAQYQASSFQESLKEEREKAQGIHTSNLSDSDSKDSTGAVRRKKNAFGLAGRPGAKMLRFGTNVDLSDERKWKPQLQELMKLPAFARVVSAGNMLSHVGHVILGMNTVQLYMKVPGSRTPGHQENNNFCSININIGPGECEWFAVPDAYWGVICALCERNNINYLHGSWWPSLEDLYEENIPVYRFLQRPGDLVWVNAGCVHWVQAVGWCNNIAWNVGPLTARQYQLAIERYEWNKLQSFKSIVPMVHLSWNLARNIKVSDPRLFELIKNCLLRTMRQCCLILEFVKSKGVEVRFHGRGKNEASHYCGQCEIEVFNILFIREQEKRHVVHCMDCARKQSPSLEGFVCLEEYRMRDLMDVYDGFTLHMSLTTPSSAQSSQSS; encoded by the exons ATGTACCACGTGGTTGACTGCACCGTGCTGGGCATAACGAGACAACAAAAGCAGGCTATTGCCATTCACTGCCTTCAAAAGTCTATCGAGGCGGAACCGAAAAGCGGCCAAAGCCTTTACCTGTTGGGACGTTGCCTTGCCGCTTCCGGGAAGGTTCATGATGCATTTATCGCTTACAG AAACTCCGTGGAAAAGTCCGAAGGGAACGCTGACACGTGGTGCAGCATAGGCGTTCTGTACCAACAGCAGAACCAGCCTATGGACGCTCTGCAAGCCTATATATGCGCGGTACAGTTAGATAAATCTCACTCGGCTGCGTGGACTAATCTGGGCATTTTGTACGAAAGCGTTAGCCAGCCTAAAGACGCACTAGCTTGTTACGTCAACGCATCCAG GGGCAACAACAACACACCAAATTGCACGGGTTCACTGGCGGGCCTGGGCGGCGCCAAGTCCGGTGGTAACACCCCGATGAACCCATCCCTTCAACAGAGGATAAACTTCCTGCAGAGTCACTTGAGCCAAGCACCGATGCCTTCCGTCGCCGCCAA GAGGCGGCAATTGCCGTCTATAGAGGAGGCTTGGAACTTACCCATCAGCGCTGAGATGTCTAGCagacagcagcagcaacaacaaccatCAAGTGGCCCAGGTTATAAATATGGTAATACACCTTCTGGTCCACCACCGCCTTATCCGCAAGGACAAGGACAGAATCTTAACACGAAGAGATTCAAA CCAGGAGAGGAGCCGACGGTGTCGCCAGGTGCGCAGCAAAGGCCACCACCGTTTTACCTTTCGTCGCAACAGCTGCAGATGCTACAGTTCCTGCAACAAAATCAGGGTAGTTTAACGCCACAGCAACAGGGTCTGCTTGCCCAATTACAACATCAGTACAGGTCTATGCAACAGCACCAACAGCAGCTCAGGCTGCAGCAACAACAAGTTGCGCAAAGAGGTTTAAGGCCTGGACAACCCACTGGATATAATCATTCACAGTTAGGACAACCCGGTGTTATTAAGAATTACGGAATACCTCAACAACCG TTGCAACAAGGTGGAACCGTTGCATTACAGACAGGATTTTCGGACTCCAACGTGGGTTACAACACGGCGGCAACCGGAAACAGCCAGACGCCAGGAATGCCTTACAAATCTGCCTCCGACTCGAACTTCCCCCAGAGACAAATGGCGTCCGGTCAGTACAATCAATACCCGCCTAATCAGTACGCAGCCCAAGGCTACACGCAGATATCATCGACAACGAGCAATTATCCGGAGGGTTCTGCGGGGAACAAGGACTTGGGTGTTACGGATCAGGAACTGCAGGCTCTGCTGTCTCAAAAGGACATCGCGACATCGTTGGCGGAAGACTTGTTGAAACACTTCGGCTCCGAGGACTTGGACGTGAAGGAAGAAGCGCCGAGTATTATGAACAACGGCACTCTAAGCTCGGGTCCGTTCTCGCCGTCGAATTTGGAAGAGAACGCTCACACAGAGAAGATCAAGGAAGTGAAACTGGAGAAGGTGGAGGACACGCGACCGTTATCCACGTCGAAGCTGGAGACGTACGAGAAGAGCAACTCGAAGGCGCCAACCTCGGTGGAGACGGTGAAATGCGAAGCAACCTCCAgtacaaataaaatagaatcggTCACTCGAGTGGAGCCGGTGCTCAAGTTGGAGAGCCTGTGCGAGTCTCAGCCTGAACAGAAGCTTAGCATAGAGATGGACGCGAAGAACATTATCGAGGCGTGCAAGGGACAGGGACTGAAAGGTGTTCCGAACTGCTCCATCCTCAGCGATCGCTCGCCTCCGCCAGCACCGCCGGATCCACCGAGCCAGAGGCTAAACAAGGAACAACTTCTACCACAAACACCTAGCGTTTACTTAGAGAATAAAAAGGACGCGTTCGGTCCTCAGCTACAAGAGTTCTGCCTGAAGCACCCGATAGCCGTGATCCGCGGCCTGGCGGCTGCCCTGAAGCTTGACTTGGGTCTGTTCTCGACGAAAACCTTGGTGGAAGCGAATCCTGATCACGGCATCGAAGTCAGAACTCAAATGCAACAAACCAGCGACGAGAACTGGGATCCGGTGATGGGCAGGAAAGTCTGGGGCTGCATCAGCCATAGGAGTCATACGACCATCGCGAAATACGCACAGTACCAAGCTTCGAGCTTTCAAGAAAGCttgaaggaagagagagagaaagctcaAGGTATTCACACCTCGAATCTGTCCGACTCGGACTCCAAGGACAGCACCGGTGCCGTCAGGAGGAAGAAGAACGCCTTCGGATTGGCTGGTCGGCCTGGAGCGAAGATGTTGCGATTTGGGACCAATGTAGATTTATCGGATGAAAGGAAGTGGAAGCCTCAGCTACAGGAGTTGATGAAACTGCCAGCGTTCGCCAGGGTCGTGTCGGCTGGAAATATGCTGAGTCACGTTGGCCATGTCATTTTGGGAATGAATACCGTTCAGTTGTACATGAag GTGCCTGGTAGTAGAACACCTGGCCATCAGGAGAACAACAACTTTTGCTCGATCAACATCAACATCGGGCCAGGAGAGTGCGAATGGTTCGCAGTACCTGACGCATATTGGGGCGTGATTTGTGCTCTTTGCGAGAGGAATAACATTAACTACCTTCACGGTAGCTGGTGGCCTTCTTTAGAAGACCTGTACGAGGAGAACATTCCTGTATACAGGTTTCTACAAAGGCCAGGTGATCTCGTCTGGGTTAACGCAG GTTGCGTGCATTGGGTTCAAGCCGTCGGTTGGTGCAACAACATCGCCTGGAACGTAGGTCCTCTGACAGCTCGCCAATATCAGTTGGCAATTGAACGTTACGAATGGAACAAATTGCAATCGTTCAAATCTATCGTACCGATGGTGCACTTATCCTGGAACTTAGCACGGAACATCAAAGTGTCGGATCCCagattattcgaattaattaagAATTGCCTCTTAAGGACAATGAGACAGTGCTGCTTAATATTAGAATTTGTGAAAAGTAAAGGTGTCGAAGTTCGGTTTCATGGGCGGGGAAAGAACGAAGCATCGCATTATTGTGGGCAATGCGAG ATCGAAGTGTTCAACATCTTGTTTataagagagcaagagaaacgACACGTGGTACATTGCATGGACTGTGCGCGCAAGCAGTCTCCATCTCTGGAAGGGTTCGTTTGTCTAGAAGAATACAGAATGCGGGATCTGATGGACGTCTACGACGGATTCACCCTGCACATGTCTCTGACCACTCCCTCGTCTGCTCAGTCTAGCCAGTCCTCTTGA